In a genomic window of Zerene cesonia ecotype Mississippi chromosome Z, Zerene_cesonia_1.1, whole genome shotgun sequence:
- the LOC119835743 gene encoding acyl-coenzyme A thioesterase 13-like gives MSSKAAKVAELFTKTIATTKCFDQNLRKVKVVCCTNGRLLTEFKVGPEHLNQRGTLHGGFIAHLVDAISTYALTANETVETRGVSIDLSISYLSAAREGDNIEVEAVTKKLGKKIAFLEVEVRNKDKNQLLATGRHTKYVGI, from the exons ATGAGTAGTAAAGCGGCAAAAGTAGCGGAATTATTCACTAAAACAATAGCAACTACCAAGTGTTTTGATCAGAACTTACGTAAG gtTAAAGTTGTATGCTGTACAAATGGTAGGCTACTCACAGAGTTCAAAGTGGGACCAGAGCACCTGAACCAAAGAGGAACACTCCATGGAGGTTTTATTGCACACCTTGTTGATGCTATCTCAACTTATGCCCTCACGGCTAATGAAACTGTTGAGACAAGGGGTGTTTCTATAGATCTTAGCATAag TTATTTGAGTGCAGCAAGAGAAGGTGACAATATAGAAGTGGAAGCAGTTACGAAGAAATTAGGCAAGAAGATTGCTTTTCTAGAAGTTGAAGTgagaaataaagataaaaatcagCTCCTGGCTACTGGCAGACATACCAAATATGTGggaatttaa